From Salvia splendens isolate huo1 chromosome 16, SspV2, whole genome shotgun sequence, a single genomic window includes:
- the LOC121772665 gene encoding probable leucine-rich repeat receptor-like protein kinase At1g68400, translating into MSVSKLKYTTTALFLLVLIQYADAAAPPKPDLRSLLLFKSAADPDNAVLTSWNASTDPCTASWLGVTCLRSSVSRIILENLGLSGSLPPRSLSTLTQLRVLSLKQNHFSGQIPDLSSLTALKLLFLSHNRFSGPFPSSLTSLSGLYRLDLSYNTFSGSIPASLNGLTRLLTLRLDGNGFSGPLPGLVILNLHDFNVSGNGLAGRIPDSLSAYPPSSFANNRALCGPPLKNCASPNTTVSSSPTGMAAEIKPGDTQRGKFGSLAIIGIIIGDILVLGLVSMLLYCYFWRNYANELDSSPSGKSSDKMAYSSSPYPYPNPAQSCHEKGQIVFFEGARRFELEDLLRASAEMLGKGGLGTAYKAVLDDGNVVAVKRLKDLGATGKKEFEQQMEVLGKLKHPNLVELKAYYFAKDEKLLVYDYMPNGNLFWLLHGNRGPGRRPVDWATRLKIAAGAARGLAFIHNTCKSLRLVHGNIKSTNILIDGDGNARVSDTGLAALSGNPKPNGYRPSEASEGRKLRQKCDVYAFGVLLLELLTGKFPATVEGGASELPRWVQSVVREEWTAEVFDLELMRYKDIEEEMVGLLQIGLACAQASPEHRPKMGYVVKMIDELRRGTAEDSPVVSHVELASE; encoded by the exons ATGTCAGTCTCAAAATTAAAGTATACGACCACcgctctcttcctcctcgtccttaTCCAGTACGCCGACGCAGCGGCTCCTCCCAAACCCGACCTCCGCTCCCTCCTCCTCTTTAAATCCGCAGCCGACCCCGACAACGCCGTCCTCACCTCGTGGAACGCCTCCACTGATCCTTGCACCGCCTCCTGGCTCGGCGTGACCTGCCTCCGCAGCAGCGTCTCCCGCATAATCCTCGAAAACCTCGGCCTCAGCGGCAGCCTCCCCCCGCGCTCCCTCTCCACCCTCACCCAGCTCCGCGTCCTCAGCCTCAAGCAAAACCACTTCTCCGGCCAAATCCCCGACCTCTCCAGCCTCACAGCCCTCAAGCTCCTCTTCCTCTCCCACAACCGCTTCTCCGGCCCCTTCCCTTCCTCCCTCACCTCTCTCTCCGGCCTCTACCGCCTCGACCTCTCCTATAATACCTTCTCTGGCTCCATACCTGCCTCCCTAAACGGGCTGACCCGTCTGCTCACGTTGCGGCTCGATGGAAACGGGTTCTCGGGTCCCCTCCCGGGTTTGGTAATACTAAACCTGCATGATTTCAACGTGTCTGGAAACGGGCTGGCGGGTCGGATACCCGACTCACTTTCGGCTTACCCGCCCTCCTCGTTTGCAAACAACCGGGCTTTATGCGGCCCGCCTTTGAAAAACTGCGCCAGCCCAAATACAACCGTTTCCTCATCCCCGACCGGAATGGCCGCGGAGATAAAACCCGGCGATACTCAGCGAGGGAAATTCGGGTCGCTGGCGATAATCGGAATAATAATAGGCGATATCTTGGTTTTAGGACTGGTTTCCATGCTTCTCTACTGCTATTTCTGGAGAAATTACGCTAACGAGCTGGATTCCTCGCCGTCGGGGAAGAGCAGCGATAAGATGGCCTACTCGTCGAGCCCGTACCCGTACCCGAACCCGGCCCAATCGTGCCACGAGAAGGGGCAGATCGTGTTTTTTGAGGGGGCGaggaggtttgagctggaggaTTTGCTGAGGGCGTCGGCGGAGATGCTCGGAAAAGGCGGATTGGGAACGGCGTACAAAGCGGTTCTGGACGACGGCAATGTAGTGGCGGTGAAGCGGCTGAAGGATTTGGGGGCCACCGGAAAAAAGGAATTCGAGCAGCAAATGGAGGTGTTGGGAAAGCTGAAGCATCCTAATTTGGTGGAACTCAAAGCTTATTATTTTGCCAAAGATGAGAAATTGTTAGTCTATGATTACATGCCTAATGGCAACCTTTTCTGGCTGCTCCACg GAAACAGAGGGCCGGGAAGAAGGCCAGTAGATTGGGCAACACGGTTAAAAATTGCAGCCGGGGCCGCGCGAGGCCTCGCTTTCATCCACAACACCTGCAAATCTCTGAGGCTCGTCCACGGCAACATCAAATCCACAAACATACTCATCGACGGGGACGGCAACGCGAGAGTATCCGACACCGGCCTCGCCGCTCTCTCGGGGAACCCGAAGCCAAACGGCTACCGCCCCTCCGAAGCCTCGGAAGGGCGGAAGCTGAGGCAGAAGTGCGACGTGTACGCGTTCGGGGTGCTGTTGCTGGAGCTGCTGACGGGGAAGTTCCCGGCGACGGTGGAGGGCGGGGCGTCGGAGCTGCCGCGGTGGGTGCAGTCGGTGGTGAGGGAGGAGTGGACGGCGGAGGTGTTTGATTTGGAGCTGATGAGGTATAAGGATATTGAGGAGGAGATGGTAGGGCTGCTGCAGATTGGGTTGGCTTGTGCGCAGGCTTCGCCGGAGCATAGGCCTAAGATGGGGTATGTTGTCAAGATGATTGACGAGTTGCGACGGGGGACGGCGGAGGACTCGCCGGTGGTCTCTCACGTAGAGTTGGCGAGTGAGTGA
- the LOC121770150 gene encoding glycosyltransferase BC10-like, giving the protein MKMSPPSPPSMKNQSPTASKHPISPSPLPNFLCHLFLIVSALTFVFLLCFHNKTYSFILQISTTQFSFFTAQSPLQQPPLDVQDPPSFAHGKSEEERLMAPKIQEIPPPPSSPPPSPGGDVDVQEPPDLAHGMSDEELLLKASMAPKTQELRVPKVAFMFLTRGPVVLAPLWELFFKGSRGLFSIYVHSNPSFNGSEPEGSVFHGRRIASKEVEWGNVDMIEAERRLLANALLDFSNQYFVLLSESCIPLYNFSTIYSYLLNSTHNFVESYDLEGPVGRGRYHRDMGPTITLNDWRKGSQWFQMDRSLAIEVVSDKTYFPIFQYYCSGSCYADEHYLPTFVNMKFGERNANRTLTWVDWSRGGPHPSKFIRPDVTNEFLERLRSGSSCEYNGRKTNVCFLFARKFTLNALDRLLRGRQSNMLLTSHGNSNSSKLDVQSCLI; this is encoded by the exons ATGAAGATGTCTCCACCATCGCCGCCGTCGATGAAGAACCAATCTCCGACAGCCTCAAAACACCCTATCTCCCCATCCCCGCTACCGAACTTCCTCTGCCACCTCTTCCTAATCGTCTCCGCCCTCACATTCGTATTTCTCCTCTGCTTCCATAACAAGACCTACTCCTTCATCCTCCAAATCTCGACCACCCAGTTCTCCTTCTTCACCGCGCAGTCGCCGCTCCAGCAGCCTCCGCTGGATGTGCAGGATCCGCCGAGCTTCGCGCACGGGAAGAGCGAAGAGGAGCGGCTAATGGCGCCTAAAATCCAAGAAATTCCTCCTCCGCCGTCCTCGCCGCCGCCGTCTCCGGGGGGCGACGTGGATGTGCAGGAGCCGCCGGACTTGGCGCATGGGATGAGCGATGAGGAGCTGCTGTTGAAAGCGTCGATGGCGCCTAAAACCCAAGAATTGCGCGTGCCAAAGGTTGCGTTCATGTTCTTGACGAGGGGACCGGTGGTGCTGGCCCCGCTGTGGGAGCTTTTTTTCAAGGGGAGCCGCGGGCTTTTCTCGATTTACGTCCACTCCAACCCTTCGTTTAATGGATCGGAGCCCGAGGGTTCAGTGTTCCATGGCCGGAGAATTGCTAGTAAG GAGGTAGAGTGGGGGAATGTGGACATGATTGAAGCTGAGCGAAGACTACTAGCAAATGCCCTTCTTGATTTCTCAAACCAATACTTTGTCCTCCTCTCCGAATCATGTATCCCTCTCTACAATTTCTCTACTATATACTCCTATTTACTCAACTCCACCCACAACTTCGTGGAGTCTTACGATCTGGAGGGGCCCGTGGGGCGCGGCAGATACCACCGCGACATGGGCCCCACCATCACACTGAACGACTGGAGGAAGGGGTCCCAGTGGTTCCAGATGGACAGAAGTCTCGCCATAGAGGTCGTTTCAGACAAGACGTATTTCCCGATTTTTCAGTACTACTGCAGCGGTTCGTGCTATGCGGACGAGCACTACCTGCCGACTTTCGTGAACATGAAATTCGGAGAGAGGAACGCGAACCGGACGTTGACTTGGGTCGATTGGTCGAGGGGAGGGCCCCACCCCTCCAAGTTCATTAGGCCGGATGTGACCAATGAGTTTTTGGAGAGGCTGAGAAGTGGGAGTAGCTGCGAGTACAATGGGAGAAAGACGAATGTTTGCTTTTTGTTTGCGAGAAAATTCACTCTAAATGCTTTGGACAGGCTGTTGAG GGGAAGACAATCCAACATGTTACTTACAAGCCATGGCAATTCAAATTCAAGTAAATTAGATGTACAAAGTTGCCTCATTTAA